In Lotus japonicus ecotype B-129 unplaced genomic scaffold, LjGifu_v1.2 AP026985.1, a single window of DNA contains:
- the LOC130727292 gene encoding protein MAIN-LIKE 1-like, with protein sequence MEPRPIDRSLLRHQGNHVSEKIWTGNERMIRPRHRRRLSMVHEIDSRIRALIDNAGFGHAFEIGDSNIDHHLITALVERWRPETHTFHFPYGEVTITLQDVALQLGLPIDGEVVTGYSSSNWKEVCSLLLGHSPPENDMLGGKVNLTWLENTFEFLPPDATDEVIAQHARAHILLLLGGLLLPDTSGSRVHLMYLQNLVDLPAAQNYSWGSPV encoded by the coding sequence ATGGAACCTAGACCTATTGATAGATCATTACTGAGGCATCAAGGGAACCATGTATCAGAGAAAATATGGACCGGTAATGAAAGGATGATCAGACCAAGACATCGTCGAAGGCTAAGTATGGTGCATGAAATAGATAGTCGTATTAGAGCTTTAATAGATAATGCGGGTTTCGGGCATGCATTTGAAATTGGTGATTCAAACATAGACCATCACCTTATTACAGCATTGGTCGAGCGCTGGAGGCCAGAGACCCATACCTTCCATTTCCCGTATGGTGAGGTCACCATTACGTTGCAAGATGTCGCCTTACAACTTGGTCTTCCTATTGACGGCGAGGTTGTTACTGGGTATAGTTCTAGTAATTGGAAGGAGGTTTGTTCATTATTATTGGGACATAGTCCTCCAGAAAATGACATGTTGGGGGGTAAGGTGAATCTTACTTGGTTAGAAAACACATTCGAGTTTCTTCCTCCTGATGCAACTGATGAAGTCATAGCACAACATGCTAGGGCTCACATCTTGTTGTTGCTTGGTGGTTTGTTGTTACCTGACACATCAGGGAGTCGAGTTCACCTGATGTACCTTCAAAATTTGGTAGATTTGCCAGCTGCCCAAAATTATAGTTGGGGTTCACCTGTTTAG